The following nucleotide sequence is from Dialister pneumosintes.
TGCTTACTATTGATGTAGAACGTTTAAATTATGAAGTAAATCGTGTAGTAAAAAAATTATATGCGTTTAATCGATAATTTATCTAAAAACTACTAAAATATTTTGGTAGTTTTTTATTATAATAAAAGAACATTCGTTCCTTTAAAGAAACGGTTTTACAGAAGAACATTTGTTTCTTCTTATATTATCCTAAATTTATAAAAAACTATTTTTATATTTTAAAATATGGTGAACTATTTTTATGGTATAAAAACAAAATATATTATTAAAATATTAAATAGGACGTGTTTCATCAATATAAAAGAAACATCCTTTTTATTATTTACAAACTCTTACTCTTATTATTTTATTAAAAGAGAGCCTCCCAATATAAGAAGATTGATTTTTTGTAATTACTTTAGTTATAATGGAATAAACAACATTAGTTCCGATAATTTAACGTTATCGGAACTAATGTATTGATTTTAAACAATTTTGTAGATATTATTTGCTTTCAATATATAAATTTGCTCAAAATCCCTTGTTTAAGAGCTTTTGTACTTTTATATGACTAAAATATCATAAAAATTTTTAAAATTCATTTAAACCCCTTTATTGAAACCTATAATTTTAGATTTTATTAAATTTTATTGGAGGTTTGATTATTTGTCTAAAAATAAACATTTTTATATACGGAATTTTATAGAAAAACATCAGCAAAGTATGCTATCAGATAAAAGTTTGCAATCACTTGCAGATTCTAAAGCAGAAAGTACTATTAATTCTTACGAGTCGGATTGGAATGATTTTTGTGATTGGTGTCAATATCATAAACAATCCTCCTTCCCTGCTTCTGCAGAAACTGTTGTAAATTATATTAATGATTTAGCAGATTATGCTAAAAATTCGACTATACGACGTCGAATTAGTGCTATATCCGAGAATTATAATGCAGCAGGTTCAGTTGTAAAAAATCCTTGTAAAGAATGGATTGTAAAAGAAACTTTAGTTGGGTTAAGTAGACGAAAAGGTATTGCACAAAAAGGGAAAACTGCTATTTATTGGGAAGAACTTGAACAAATGGTTGCTAGCATGAATCCAGATAATTTAACGGATATTAGAGATAAAGCTATTTTATTATTAGGATTTATGGGAGCATTTAGACGTAGTGAATTATCAAATTTACAAATAGAAGACTTGTCTTTTTATCCACAAGGGATGATCGTTACCATCGAACAATCAAAAACTGATCAAATGGGCGAAGGGCAAAAAGTAGGAATTCCATATCTTAAAGATACCAATATGTGTGCTATACTTGCAGTAAAAAAATGGCTACAAGAAATAAAGCATACCTCTGGTCCTTTATTTAGAAGAATACTAAAATCAGGAAAATTAGGAAATACTGCAATTAGTGATAAATCAATTAATCTTATTGTAAAAAAATATGTTGGCCGTATTGGATTGCAAACAGATTTATATGGTGCTCACAGTTTACGACATGGATTTGCAACTTATGCAGCTCTTCATGGCATTGAAGAACGTATTATAATGAAGCAAACTAGACATAAATCTGTAGAAATGGTACGTCATTATATTAACGAGGCTAATTTATTTGTAAATAATCCTATTGCTATGATATTTAATAAATAAAAAACACCATATAATGGCGTTTTTTATTTATTAATAATAGGAACTCGAATGGTTTGGCCAGGCACTAAAGCAGCCGGATTAGTAATATTATTAACTTCTTCTAACTCAAATACATAACTTCTAATGTCAGTATCATCAGAGATATGCCTTCCTGCAATAGTCCATAATGTATCATTATACTCTACTGTTACAGTTGTATATAATGGCTCATTAGAAATCATATCTGCATTTACTGCATATCCAAACATAGCTAATAATATAACACATAATATTGTTAGTAATATTTTACGATTTCGTTTTTTCATTGTATTCCTCCTGTTGCATGTATTAGAACATACAATCCCCGAACTAGTGTTCTTTTGATATCTTTATTTTATCAAAAGAACACTAGTTCGGTCAATACCAAGGGCGAAAATATTTTTCCTGAACGAGTGTTTGCACTTTTTTTAGTCTTCTTTTATAATAAAATAAAGAAAATATGAGACAATATCTATTAAAATCTATAATTTATTTATGCTTTGAAAGGAATATCGGTTGTGCCACATAAAAAATTAGGAACAAAACGTTCTCTTACTACTAGAGAACAGTCTATTCTTACTTGTATAAAGAATAAAATCAGAGAAAACGGATTTCCCCCTACTGTACGTGAAATATGTAATGAAGTAGGACTGCGTTCTACTTCTACAGTACATGGTTATTTAGCTCGATTAGAAGAACTGGGTGTTATCAAACGTGATCCTTCCAGCTCTAGAGCTATTGAAGTTACAGAAGATATGTCTTGGCGGAAAAAGAAAATGATTCCGACCCCTATTGTTGGAGCGGTGCGTGCAGGAGAACCTATTATTGCGGAAGAAAGAGTTGAAACGGTTCTTCCCCTTCCTGCAGAACTTATTGGTAATCAGAATTCTTTTATTCTTACTGTTCGCGGAGACAGCATGATTAATGTGGGAATTTATGAAAATGATTTATTAGTTGTGGCACAACAAAATACAGCTAATAATGGAGATATTGTGGTTGCATTAGTAGGAGAAGAAGAAGCTACCGTTAAAACTTTTTATAGAGAAGCAGATCATATTCGATTGCAGCCTGAAAATGATGATTATGAGCCTATCCGTTCTGCAGAAGTAAGAATTTTAGGAAAAGTAATAGGTCTTTATAGACATTATAATTAAAAATAGAGAACTCATGTGAGTTCTCTATTTTTAATTATTCAGAAAGCAATTTATAATCAAGTAACAATTTTCGAATATAACCGGTTTCTTCCTCATTAGCTTCCACCATTGGAAGTCGGAATTTTCCACCCGGCAATCCCAATAAATTTAAAGCTGTTTTTACAGGAATTGGACTTGTTATAAAAAATAACCCATCCATTATCGGAAACATTTTAAGATGAAGTTTCTTAGCTAATTCTGTATTACCATTTTGATATGCATCGATCATTTGTAACAAATCATTACCTATTATATGGCTAGCAACACTAATTACTCCAGCACCTCCAATAGAAATAATCGGAAGAGTCATGGAATCATCCCCACTATAAATTAAGAAGTCGTCAGGAAGTACTCTTTTTTCTTCTGACACCCTATTCCAATCTCCTGTAGCATCTTTTATACCAATAATATTAGGACATTCTTCAACTAAACGTTTTAATGTCAATACGCTAATATCCGATCGAGTTCGTCCAGGTACATTATAAATAAGAATAGGAATATCTACTGCTTTTGCAATAGATTTAAAATGTTGATATAACCCCTCTTGAGTCGGTTTTACATAAAATGGACAAATTACTAACACAGCATCTACCCCTAACTTAGCCACTTCTTTTGTAAATTCAATAGTAGAAACTGTGTCAATACCACCTGTATTAGCAATAATAGGAACTTGGGAACTAAATTCATTAACCATAAATTCATATAAATGTAATTTTTCTTCTTTGCTTAGTGTAGCCCCCTCACCGGTGGTACCACCTACTAATAGACCTTCTGAACCATGTGAAATAAGATATTTTCCCAAAGTAACCATGGCATTAAAATCAATAGTTCCATCATCTTTAAATGGTGTGACCATAGCTGTAATTATACGCCCCAATTTTTTCACTTTATATGCTCCTTTTATTTTTTAACATATTATGTGCAAGTATATACTCTGCAATTTGCAGTGCATTTAATGCGGCACCTTTTCTTATTTGATCGCCTGAAACCCAAAGGTTAATTCCATTTTTGCAATATAAATCAGGGCGAATACGCCCTACCATAATTTCATCTTTATTCGAGGTATCAATTGGCATCGGATAAATCATTTCTTCAGGATTATCCATAACTGCTACTCCCGGAAAATTTTGCAAAGCTTCTTTTATTTGTTGCATAGAAAGCATGTTGTCTGTTTCTATATATAGAGATTCTGCATGACTTCGTAATACCGGTACACGAATAGTTGTAGCAGTAATCCCTATTTGGAAATCATGAAGAATTTTATGTGTTTCATTTACCATTTTCATTTCTTCTTTTGTATATCCCTCTTCTACAAATGCATCAATTTGAGGAATAAGATTAAATGCAATAGGGTAATGTTTGGGGAGAGACGCACTTGGCAATATTTGTGGCTTATATTGCTCCCCCATAAGATATGCTTGACATTCGTGTATTAATTCATCAATAGCTTGTTTACCGGCACCTGATACTGCTTGATACGTACTTACAATAATTCTATTAATACGAGATAAATTATAGATAGGTTTTAATGCCATAAGCATAATTATAGTAGAACAATTAGGATTTGCAATAAGTCCTTTATGCCAATGAATATCTTCTGCATTAATTTCAGGTATTACTAAAGGGACATTTTTATCCATTCTAAACGCACTGGAGTTATCAATAACAATAGCTCCTTGTTTTACCGCTTCAGGTGCTAATGTTTTAGTAATTTTTCCTCCAGCAAACAATGCAATATCTATATCAGTAAAAGAATTTGAAGTAGCTTCCTCTACCTTGTAACTTTGCCCTTTTACTGTAATTTCTGCACCGGCAGAACGAGAAGAAGCTAATAACTTTAATTGGTTAAAAGGAAAATTTCTTTCTTCTATTAATTTTATAAATTCCTGACCAACAGCCCCTGTTGCTCCTAAAATTGCTATATTAGGTCGTATCATTTTTATTTACTCCAAATAATTTTCAAGCCCATAGACGAGTCCCGGATGTTTAAAAATATTCTTCACTGCCAACATAACTCCCGGCATAAAAGATTTCCTATCTAGTGAATCATGTTTAATTGTAAGAGTTTCTCCATGTCCACCAAAGAGCACTTCTTGATGCGCTACATATCCGGGCAATCTTACACTATGAATAGTAATGTCATGATATTTGCCACCCCTAGCCCCGATAAGACTTTCTTTAGTATTATCTTTTTCTGCTGTTAAAATACGTGCTTCTGCAATTTTTTCAGCGGTAAGTTTAGCTGTACCGGATGGTGCATCATACTTATGATTATGATGCAGTTCAATAATTTCCGTATTAGGCATATATTTTGCAATTTCTGCAGAGACTTTTATTAAGAGAACAGCACCTAAAGAAAAGTTAGGTGCAATCAAAACATGGCTTCCGGTAATATCAACCATATTAGATAACTCTTCCCTGTCCTCAACAGTTAATCCGGTTGTCCCAATTATCATATGTATACCTTTGGAGATAACTGTTTTTGCAGATTCTTTAATAATAGAAGGCGTAGTAAAATCAATAACTACATCTGGTACGCAGATAGTTAATGCTTCATTCAGATTTTTATAAATAGGTATATCTTTATAATTAGTTCGAGTAAGCATACCCAAATTACCTCCTGCGTGTTGCGGATCAACAGCAGCTATTAATTGCAAATCTTTTTCTACTTCCAGTGTTCTAACCACTTCACTTCCCATACGTCCACAAGCACCATTTACTAAAACTTTAATCATAGAAAATCTCCTCTCCAAAAGAGTTTGCTTATTTATTATTTTTTAATAATTGTTCAAGTTCAATGGCAGAGGCTAAAGACGTCTCTGTAATTTCTTTTCCGGAAATTAAATGTGCCACATCCATAAGATGTTCTTTATGTGTCCGCTGAGTAGGTAATGTATATGTACGTCCATTTTTTACTTCTTTTTGAATGTGATAATATTGGTCACCTATACTGGCAGTTTGTGGTAAATGTGTGATACAAAGAACTTGTACAGATTCTCCTAATTTACTTATCTGTTTTGCAACTTGAAGAGCAGCCTCTCCACTTATACCTGTATCAATTTCATCAAAAACAAGAGTTCTTGTCTTAAAAAGTGGTGCTGTAATTACTTCAACAGCTAATGCAATTCTAGATATTTCTCCTCCTGAAGCAATTTTTCTCATTGGTAAAAGGGGTTCTCCTTCATTTGCTGAAAAATAAAGCTCCATTTCATCAACACCGGTTACTGTCGGTTCTTTAGAAGGGATTAAACACAATTTAATAGTGGCATTCTGCATTCCCATTTGACGAAGTATAGATGTTAATTGATTGCATAGCTTATTTCCGTATAAAAGTCTTATTTCATTTATGTTTTTGATTTTATCTTTTAATTGCGAAGTAAGAGTATTCAACTTTTCTTTTAAAGAATCACTCTTAAAAATCATATCATGAAGTTCTGCATATTCGTTTTCTTTAGTTCTAAGATAATCTATAACATCATCTAAAGTAGGTCCATATTTATGTTTTAAATCATTTAAAAGCTCATCACGCAACTGTAATTCATTTAAATCTTTTTCTGAGTATTCTATAGTATTTTGATAAGATTCTAAAAAAGAACCCCGATCATCAATCGTGTAATAAGCTGATTGTATAGATTCTATAACTTCATTTAACTCCTGATCATACATAGAAATACTATTTAAATTGCGTAAAACTTTAGATAATAGTTCTATTACACCATTTTCTGCATGAATAAGAGAAATTGAATCTACTATTTTTTCACGAATTTTTTCTTGATTAGATAAGATTTTTATTTGTTTATCTATATATTCGTCTTCCTCTTTTTTTATTTCCGCTTCTTTAATTCTGTTAATTTCCCATTGTAAAATATCTAATCTTCTTTCATGTTCCTGCTTTTTAGTTTCAAACTCCAATAATTGTTTGCGTAAATTATACCAGGAGGTATATTCTTTTCTATAATTTTTATACAAATCACGAATTTCTTTGGAAGATTCATCAATCATTATTTGGCAAGAATTAGCGGATAAAAGCATTTCGTTATCATTCTGCTCGTGCAAAATCAACAATTCATTCCCAATGCTTTGTATTTGCTTTAAAGTACATAAAGAACCGTTAATCATGCAAGTTCCACGTCCTTTAGTATTCATTTTGCGGCTAATAATTAATTGATTTTCATCTATATCAATATCCAGACTTTTAAGCACTTCTTCGAGTTTTTCCGTCATTGAAAATATACCTTCTACTCGAAAAAACTCTGCCCCACTTCGTATCATATTTACAGAAGCTCTACGTCCAAGTAAAACAGCTAATGCATCGAAAATAATAGATTTCCCGGCACCAGTTTCCCCCGTAAAAACGACAACCCCCTCTTCAAACTCAAGTAAAGTATCGTCAATAATAGCAAAATTGATAATATTTAAACTTTGGAGCATTATGCCTCCTACAATTAAAAGACTTCGTCAAGATACTCCATAAATGCAGGAAATTCTTCCTCACTACGTAAAATAATAAGAATGGTATCATCTCCTGCGACGGTTCCTAATTTTCCTTTAAATTCGAAATGATCAAGAATAGATGCAATAGAGTTAGCTGACCCGGGAAGTGTTTGTATAACCACTAAATTTCCTGTATGGTCAATTTTAGTAACTACTTCTTGAAATAAAATGCTGGCATGACTTTTGGGGATTGATTTTATTCTTTCAGAATTAGCTGCATAACGATATTTACCATCTTTATAAGGAACTTTTACAAGCCTAAGTTCCTTTATATCTCTAGATACTGTAGCTTGTGTTACATTAATTCCTTCTGCTTTTAATGCCTCTGCTAATTCTTCTTGTGTTTCAATAACTTGATTTTGAATAATTTCTTTAATTTTCATAATTCTTGAACTTTTCATGGTAATACCTCCGTTATTAATTATTCTTTCTTTTCATAATTTTCAAATTTTTTAGTCAATATTTTAAAAAAACCTTGATCTTTAAATCGAATAAATCGAATTTGCTTTAGACAATTTTTAATAATTAATTGATCTGTCGGAGCCATTTGAAATGTGTAAGTACCATCTAATGAAATATGAACATTTTTTTCTCGCTCCGGAAGAGTAATCTTTACTTCAGCGTTATTAGGAATGATTAAGGGAGAAGTAAGTCCGGTATGAACACACACAGGTATTACTAAAAAATCTTTTGAATCAGAAGGTAGTACCGGTCCACCACAAGACATAGCATATCCTGTAGACCCCGTAGGACTAGATATAATAATTCCATCAGCTGCATAAGTTTGAATAAATTGTTTATCGATATGCAAATGAAGTCGTACCATTTTACCAATAGCACTATGTCCAACTACTACATCATTTAATGCAATAGGAAGCATTTTTTTAGTACCATCTTGATGAATTAAATATGATTCAAGAAAAAATCGTTTTTCCAAAATATAATCATTTTGCGTAATTTGAATCATTCGTTCTTTTAAATTTTTTTCAGAAATTAAATTAAGAAATCCAAAATCTCCCATATGAAGTCCCACCTGTGCAACAGGATAATCTGCCATAGTACAAGCTACTGCAAGATAAGCACCATCTCCACCAATAGACATTACATAGGAAACGTGTGAAGTAATCCATTCTAATGATTTATAGTGCTTATCTTCAATGAATAAATTATGTTCTTCTGCTTTCTTCTTGTATTTATCAAGAAGGTAATATTCTATGCCTAATTCATTAAATATATCCGCTAATTGTGGAAATAGCTTATAAAATACAGATTTTTCCATATTAGGAAATATAGCAAATTTCATGAGGTTCACTCCTTTAAATATGTATGTGCCTCTTCAACAACTTTATGAATTATATCTTTTGAAAAAACAACATGTTTATCATCATGTTTTTCTCGTTGAATATATGCTAAAAACTCTATATTTCCTTGTCCACCTTTAATCGGTGAATAAGTAATATCTATAACTTTAAATCCTTCATCAGAGAATTTTTCTACTACCCTTTGAATAACTTCTTCATGTACACGAGAATCTTTTACTATTCCACCCTTACCAACCTTCTCACGTCCTGCTTCAAATTGGGGCTTTATTAAAATTACTAACTCTCCATTATCTTTAAGTATAGATTTAACCGCAGGAATGATTTTTAATACAGAAATAAAAGAAATATCTGTAGAGATAAAATCTACTTTTTCTTTTAAAATATCGAAGGAAATATCTTTTATATTTGTTTTCTCCATATTAACAACTTTTGTATTATTTCTCAATTCCCAATCAAGTTGATTATATCCAACATCAATAGCGAATACTTTCTTTATTCCGTTTTGAAGAGCACAATCAGTAAATCCCCCTGTAGAAGCACCAAAGTCTGCCATTACTTTGTCTTTAAGTGTAATATGAAAACTCTTCAATGCTTTTTCAAGTTTATATCCACCACGCCCAACATAAGGCATAATCTGCCCTTTTAAACGTATAGATGCATTTATAGGTACTTTAGTTCCTG
It contains:
- a CDS encoding aspartate-semialdehyde dehydrogenase, translated to MIRPNIAILGATGAVGQEFIKLIEERNFPFNQLKLLASSRSAGAEITVKGQSYKVEEATSNSFTDIDIALFAGGKITKTLAPEAVKQGAIVIDNSSAFRMDKNVPLVIPEINAEDIHWHKGLIANPNCSTIIMLMALKPIYNLSRINRIIVSTYQAVSGAGKQAIDELIHECQAYLMGEQYKPQILPSASLPKHYPIAFNLIPQIDAFVEEGYTKEEMKMVNETHKILHDFQIGITATTIRVPVLRSHAESLYIETDNMLSMQQIKEALQNFPGVAVMDNPEEMIYPMPIDTSNKDEIMVGRIRPDLYCKNGINLWVSGDQIRKGAALNALQIAEYILAHNMLKNKRSI
- a CDS encoding LysM peptidoglycan-binding domain-containing protein; protein product: MKKRNRKILLTILCVILLAMFGYAVNADMISNEPLYTTVTVEYNDTLWTIAGRHISDDTDIRSYVFELEEVNNITNPAALVPGQTIRVPIINK
- the recN gene encoding DNA repair protein RecN, whose translation is MLQSLNIINFAIIDDTLLEFEEGVVVFTGETGAGKSIIFDALAVLLGRRASVNMIRSGAEFFRVEGIFSMTEKLEEVLKSLDIDIDENQLIISRKMNTKGRGTCMINGSLCTLKQIQSIGNELLILHEQNDNEMLLSANSCQIMIDESSKEIRDLYKNYRKEYTSWYNLRKQLLEFETKKQEHERRLDILQWEINRIKEAEIKKEEDEYIDKQIKILSNQEKIREKIVDSISLIHAENGVIELLSKVLRNLNSISMYDQELNEVIESIQSAYYTIDDRGSFLESYQNTIEYSEKDLNELQLRDELLNDLKHKYGPTLDDVIDYLRTKENEYAELHDMIFKSDSLKEKLNTLTSQLKDKIKNINEIRLLYGNKLCNQLTSILRQMGMQNATIKLCLIPSKEPTVTGVDEMELYFSANEGEPLLPMRKIASGGEISRIALAVEVITAPLFKTRTLVFDEIDTGISGEAALQVAKQISKLGESVQVLCITHLPQTASIGDQYYHIQKEVKNGRTYTLPTQRTHKEHLMDVAHLISGKEITETSLASAIELEQLLKNNK
- the dapB gene encoding 4-hydroxy-tetrahydrodipicolinate reductase → MIKVLVNGACGRMGSEVVRTLEVEKDLQLIAAVDPQHAGGNLGMLTRTNYKDIPIYKNLNEALTICVPDVVIDFTTPSIIKESAKTVISKGIHMIIGTTGLTVEDREELSNMVDITGSHVLIAPNFSLGAVLLIKVSAEIAKYMPNTEIIELHHNHKYDAPSGTAKLTAEKIAEARILTAEKDNTKESLIGARGGKYHDITIHSVRLPGYVAHQEVLFGGHGETLTIKHDSLDRKSFMPGVMLAVKNIFKHPGLVYGLENYLE
- a CDS encoding TlyA family RNA methyltransferase, with the translated sequence MFDYNILNPEKENKTKKTKDKKKERLDVLLVEKGFFNSRESAKRHIMTGIVLVENVPIDKAGTKVPINASIRLKGQIMPYVGRGGYKLEKALKSFHITLKDKVMADFGASTGGFTDCALQNGIKKVFAIDVGYNQLDWELRNNTKVVNMEKTNIKDISFDILKEKVDFISTDISFISVLKIIPAVKSILKDNGELVILIKPQFEAGREKVGKGGIVKDSRVHEEVIQRVVEKFSDEGFKVIDITYSPIKGGQGNIEFLAYIQREKHDDKHVVFSKDIIHKVVEEAHTYLKE
- the dapA gene encoding 4-hydroxy-tetrahydrodipicolinate synthase, with the protein product MKKLGRIITAMVTPFKDDGTIDFNAMVTLGKYLISHGSEGLLVGGTTGEGATLSKEEKLHLYEFMVNEFSSQVPIIANTGGIDTVSTIEFTKEVAKLGVDAVLVICPFYVKPTQEGLYQHFKSIAKAVDIPILIYNVPGRTRSDISVLTLKRLVEECPNIIGIKDATGDWNRVSEEKRVLPDDFLIYSGDDSMTLPIISIGGAGVISVASHIIGNDLLQMIDAYQNGNTELAKKLHLKMFPIMDGLFFITSPIPVKTALNLLGLPGGKFRLPMVEANEEETGYIRKLLLDYKLLSE
- the argR gene encoding arginine repressor: MKSSRIMKIKEIIQNQVIETQEELAEALKAEGINVTQATVSRDIKELRLVKVPYKDGKYRYAANSERIKSIPKSHASILFQEVVTKIDHTGNLVVIQTLPGSANSIASILDHFEFKGKLGTVAGDDTILIILRSEEEFPAFMEYLDEVF
- the lexA gene encoding transcriptional repressor LexA, giving the protein MPHKKLGTKRSLTTREQSILTCIKNKIRENGFPPTVREICNEVGLRSTSTVHGYLARLEELGVIKRDPSSSRAIEVTEDMSWRKKKMIPTPIVGAVRAGEPIIAEERVETVLPLPAELIGNQNSFILTVRGDSMINVGIYENDLLVVAQQNTANNGDIVVALVGEEEATVKTFYREADHIRLQPENDDYEPIRSAEVRILGKVIGLYRHYN
- a CDS encoding NAD(+)/NADH kinase: MKFAIFPNMEKSVFYKLFPQLADIFNELGIEYYLLDKYKKKAEEHNLFIEDKHYKSLEWITSHVSYVMSIGGDGAYLAVACTMADYPVAQVGLHMGDFGFLNLISEKNLKERMIQITQNDYILEKRFFLESYLIHQDGTKKMLPIALNDVVVGHSAIGKMVRLHLHIDKQFIQTYAADGIIISSPTGSTGYAMSCGGPVLPSDSKDFLVIPVCVHTGLTSPLIIPNNAEVKITLPEREKNVHISLDGTYTFQMAPTDQLIIKNCLKQIRFIRFKDQGFFKILTKKFENYEKKE
- a CDS encoding site-specific integrase encodes the protein MLSDKSLQSLADSKAESTINSYESDWNDFCDWCQYHKQSSFPASAETVVNYINDLADYAKNSTIRRRISAISENYNAAGSVVKNPCKEWIVKETLVGLSRRKGIAQKGKTAIYWEELEQMVASMNPDNLTDIRDKAILLLGFMGAFRRSELSNLQIEDLSFYPQGMIVTIEQSKTDQMGEGQKVGIPYLKDTNMCAILAVKKWLQEIKHTSGPLFRRILKSGKLGNTAISDKSINLIVKKYVGRIGLQTDLYGAHSLRHGFATYAALHGIEERIIMKQTRHKSVEMVRHYINEANLFVNNPIAMIFNK